Below is a genomic region from Tripterygium wilfordii isolate XIE 37 chromosome 12, ASM1340144v1, whole genome shotgun sequence.
TCTCGCGCAAACCTTGGACCCTTGCAATTCATCGGTAGGCACCATAGCCTACATGAGCCCGGAAAGAATCAACACCGACTTGAACCATGGACAATACGATGGTTGCGCTGGGGACATATGGAGTTTGGGGGTCAGCATATTGGAGTTCTTCTTGGGTAGGTTCCCGTTCGCGGTGCCGAGAGGAGGGGATTGGGCCAGTTTGATGTTTGCCATATGCATGTCAACACCACCAGAGGCACCGGCTACTGCTTCCAGGGAGTTCAAGAATTTCATAGCTTGTTGTTTGCAGATAGAGCCAGGGAGGAGATGGACCGCAAATCAGTTATTGCAGCATCCGTTTGTAGTGAGGGTTGGAGGAGGGCAGAGCCAGAGTCTACACCAATTGTTGCCTCCTCCTCGCCCACTCTCTTCCTAGTTAGTATTATTgtctttgatttttgatgtgatggattggatttttttttagggGAAAATGAGGAAGATGTACTTAATGTTTCAAGGTTTCGGATCAAATCTCTTTAATAATAATGTTTACCAgaataggaaaaagaaaaaaaaagaaaaagaaaaagagaactaCTGTTTTTGATGACAAGCttaatgtttcttttttttcacttcTCTTGTCAGTTTTGTGTAAGTAGAGGTTTCGAAGATTGATTACGGGGTATAAACTGTTCCATTTGGATAGAAATTTATTCCATTTGCGGTTAATTGTTGTTCTGGTTGATTATTCCAAGGTGGATAATATTCGCCAGTGAGGGAAAAGAAGAACTGTTTTTATAACAGGATTTTTTAGTTTTGAAGATTCTTTATGGGTGAAGACTTTTGGGCTGCATTTTCTTTGCCATTTCTGGATAATTGTTGTTTTGTGGTTttaggagatttgaattttgaatctgTTACCTGCTTAGCTTATAATGGGTAAGattctatctatctatctatcttgtAGAGGGAAAGAAGAAACTTTAGCCGTTATCAATGGAGTGAGGTACATATTGTTTTGTTCCTTCTTCCTGCAAAAGACAGTGATTTATTCTTATTGAGTTATTATGATCATCTTTGTATGCTTAGTGTTAGCAGCATTTGGTTTTGGGCTGTTTTTGGAATAACATTCGTATTGCCATATTTCTTTCTGTTACATCTCATTCTCCAAGGATTTGGTTCTGGCTGTTTAGGGCAGTTTGTTTCTGTGGGGCTTGTGATAGATGTATAGTTTGAATACAGTTCTGGATTTCAATACCGGCAAGTTACATTTCTTTGAATCTGTGAAAGGAGAATACTCATGCGTATTACTATTTCATTTGGAGTCATATGTTGTCTATTTGGGGTCACATTTATATGACATGAAGAAGTGCTTTGTTTGGGTGATTTTTATATATGCATAACATGAACCTTGTCTATCTATGTTTTGcgttatcttttttttttttttgggttgtggGTGCTTGGATTTGGTACGATGATGGATTGTGCAATGTCAAATACTAAGACCTGTCCATCAATTATAATGCTTGCCTATTCAACATTATTTTGTTAATGTAATTGAAGTTAAATATTGTAGCATGTTTAGCCTTGATTCGTTTCATGGAGAATGGCCATCTGGAAAACAGTGTTTGTTTTCCATTGCTCAGTGACATAAAATTGAAGTGTTAAATTAGAAACCTTTGGTTTGCAGAAAATTTGAACTTAATCCATGGAAAATGCTTTCTCTGAAGGACCAGCAAGCAGTCATTTTTCCCACTCTCGTTGAACTCTCAGCCACCTCTGAAGAGAAGACTCTTCCATGCTCTTTCAGTTATCGCATTTCTCAATCCTATCTGCTTCACCCATCCCTGGTTTTCCATTTTTAGTTTCCTAATCTCATTATGTTATCTTAAACCTGGGATGCATGTGTGAAATGGTTGCGACTATTGTTCATAAGAAGATCTGTTGTCATATATCTTCCTTTCCTGTTGGGTTGACTTATATGGATAATGGATCAAGGAAGCCTCTCTAGTATAATGCTACTCTTCAGTCTGACTATATTGCATAGTTTATCGTTGCTGTGTGCTTTTTGGAGCTGATATATTCCTCTTTGGTGGACAATTTGTTGCGATTGGTGTGATTTGCTGTTTTTTTTAACGTCTGGAGTTACTAATAGTATTTTGGCCCCTATAAGTTCTATATGTAGTGGTATGACGGGTTCCGTGATCTGTCTCATAGCAGCCTTTGAGTGGTCTTTTTTGTCGTGTATTTTTGTTATGGGTTTCTTTGTGATTGATGTTTGAGGCTTTTTGTGGGTTAGCGTGTGTATTTTATTGTCTGGCACATATTGCTTTGGTGGATGAAGTGTTTGGGTTTAGTTTGATTGATCTCTCTGGTGTATGCTTGAGTTTTTTCTCATGTTGTTGGAAGCTTTCtttgtggtggtggtgctggATGGATTTTTCTTGCTGGGTAACGCAAGCAACTGGTGGTTGCGattgtttttgacttttttttctaGGAGTTTAGCATGGCAGCGAGGTATGTCTGAATGCTGTGAATTGTGTTGGGCATACTGACGGCTTTTGCCTGGATTGGCCTTTGGTCAAGAGATGGTCTAAATTTATTGACAGTGATGCTGATAGTAACATGAATGTAGTTGTAGTTGCTGCCGTGGACCTGGGGTTGAACTCCGGTCCTGTCTTCTACAGTTCTACTGTCCTGCTTGTGTCTTATGACTTCTAGAGCTGCCCGGACGGATGAAATATCACGTCGGGTAGTACCATACTACCATGTTGTGTTGTGTATCCCTCTCTTTATCATATGTGACCATCCTTTTACTCACTACCTCTTTGCTTTACATTACATGGGATCTTTTTGATGATGTTTTTTAACTTGTTTCTTGTGACAGTTAACGGTTAGGTTATGAAATTTTTGACGCAGCAAGCGCATTCAACATATATAGTGATGAATGCAGAGTTAAAGAAGAGTAGAAAGAGCATGATTAATGAGAGGCCAGATACGACTTAGAGAAATGTTTTCGAGGGCAAAAAATTGGTTCCAACTGCTAAACCAGCAGGAGGTGATCTGCCGTGATTTTACATCGGAGTAAGGATCCGATATTCAAGCCCGAATCACCTCTAGTACCAAATGAATTAGGGTTGAATGTTTGGAAAGTTCTGGGCAGGTGGGGTGCCTGCTAAAAAACTCGAACTGTCAAGTGAGTTAGTGATCGGAATTGATTCGAATAATGTTTATGTGCATAAAGGATGTAACATGCAAGGTGATCGGTAGAAGGCTGGTCAAAGGTAACAAATGAGGGTAGGGTGGAAGTGTTTCATCCTCCTCTTCCATGAGAAAAGATGAAGATATTTATAGTAAGGTTTGGGGCGGTTGAGAAGATGCCGTATGCAAGTTACGAGGCAGTTATAGGAAGAAGTGATTGGCGATTGGCATGTGGTCAAGTAGCAGAGCCTGAGTTTGCGACTTCGGATCCATGTTAGTGAGTGGACAGGTGATGGATCAATGTATTATTGAGAGATAGATTCAAATAACAACGTAAACAAACATTACATGTGTTTGAGAGATCAGGAAAtgagaagaaagaaacaaaagacaaaaataaaataaaatagtagAATGTAGAAACCAGCAGAGCTGTAGCTGCAATGACATAACCAAGACTgacatattttcatttttttttatatattttcagGGAAAGAAAGCATTATTTCCCCAGAAAGCACTGCGAGGGTTATCAGTGAATGATGCCATAATCTCCTCAGGAAACCATGTCCCCGTCCCCACTTGGTCTTGATTATTCACCATGTCCATAGACCATGGTTGCCTCTGCATGTTCATCATCTCATGACCTAATGTTGTGAACGGCTTCTGATCAACAAAACTGTCCCCAAAATCTGCATTCGGGTTGGCCATAACCGGCGGTGCAGGAGTACTAGTTTTAGGTTCTGGTGCTACTGGCGGTGGAACTGCTGGTCCAGCAGCAGTAACTGGAGGAGAGTCATTaggttccaaagcatcattgatgTCTTTAAGCTTCTGATCAATAAGCCATCTAAGATCATTCAGGTCTAACATATTGAAGCAGTTTAGGGATTGTCCAGTCAGTGTTTGGAACATGACATGAGTCATTTCCTTCTCCCGGTTATCCTTCCGCTGCTTCTTGAGCTGCTCGGTGGCCTTGACGATCCTCTGGCGGATGAAACTCTCTTGATTAACCATCTTTTTGCTCTGCTCCATCTCCGGCATCCTCCTGAATTGCGATATCACATTCCGGACATCACCCGTTGAGGGCCATACCTCAGGTTGCGAGTCGTAAGGGCTGTAAACAATAGCAGCAGCATCAATTCCACATAAGGTGCTTAACTCACTAACCTTTTTGATCAatcccttctttctcttcttgaaCGTCGCCTTTCGGGCAGAATCGTTGGTAATATAGGCAAGATTCACCTTCTTCCTTGTCATATTGGTAAAAAGAATTCAGGACTGTTAACTTGAAAAATAAAGCACTCTTATcaaatgctatatatatatatatagatcccATAAGAACGATATGAATGTGACCATATTCATCCCCTTTTCACTATTAAGTAACAAACCTTAATAGGAAATcctaaattcaaataaattagaTATGACAAATCACCAAATCCATTGCCAGAAAATACCCAGTTCAATACAGGTTTGAGGATGGTAAAAAAATCATCCATATGTGGTATTGGTGGTGTATATAGCCCTAATTCAAATTCATGAATTAGGTTATGAATTTGAAATCTGAGAGAGATGATATTAAGGGTGTAATTTGGGttagaaaataaatttgatgcattCGTCAAATAATTATATGAGAAAATATTCAGCGATCTTACATATCaaagtaaattttttaaaaaatattcagtGATCTTGGAACACTGTATTGTTCACTGATCTAATTCATTCGGTACTGCCATTTATCTgtcttgttcatttttccctTCCATGGTTTGGTTCATTTTGGCATGTAAATAATGTATAATCTTACTACTTTCTTTGGAGAATATAATATCTCCACGTGATTAAATCCAAAGTTATGAAGCATATAATATCTCCACGTgattaaaaacatttttttttcctttctcactAGTGGTATTGTTGTAAATGTACTGAAAAAGAAcccttttttgtcttttcaacATAATTGTAATCAACCCTATAATCTCTATCTAGCTCCTTGCAAGTTTTGATTGTACCTTTCATGGCATATTTGCACGTTTTGGTTTTTATAGAGTTACATAGATACAAGTAGTAATGCAAATGTAATAATGATGACATGTAATCCAAAGACtacatttttattaattattttagggTTTATCAAATTATTTTGGGAGATGTCAATTAAACATTTCGAATAATTTGATTAGATGAATTGTTTTACATGGGATAGGAAatatttcatgattttgtgagaAAATTTAGGTTGATGTAATTGATAATAATTTTCTAAATCAACCGCTAATTGATAAATGAAATGATTTACTATAGAAAGAAAGCTTGGTGGGTGTTAAGCGCTAACGGTTGAATTTTATATGGAAatagttgttgttgttttttttaaatgagaaGGGAGATTCGAATCTTGATCATTAGGGTGATATACATCATCattaccactccaactagtggctcggttgttagggcaaatgcaatgggatttaggttgctgggccaacatttttgttggcccggtcccacctctattacacaaaaagtcaagtcaaacacgtattctaatacagcaaaacacaaatttttatacattttttcttcccacacactttctctttccacccaacccaacaacattccattccttcatattatccacaacaaaactacatcaaaatatcaaatatcaatacatccacatcagcaaaacacttatcccaatacagccacataagcaaaacacattttacaatacagccacatcagcaaaagacaacatctttgttggtccaataccacttcaccattacATTTGCCTTTAtcgtttttgttgttgttggtttGGAACTTAACATAAAAGTGTTGAAACAATTTTGGCTTAGGTTTGGTACACTTGTGTGCCGGGGCTTGGGCTTGACTTAGCTTGTTGATATAGATTTGCTGGCCTTAATAGAGATTTGGCTGTATTAGGCCCATGGGTTAAGCCAACTTGGGCTATAGGAGGTCCATTATGAAATGAacagaaaaacttgtcccttGGTTCATGAACTGACTCGAAATTATTATGTACTATTTTCTTTAGCTTATATTTTTCTAACTAATAACCAATCCAAAACATGGATAGAGAGCAACGCTCGAGTTATTAGTTGGAATGGTAAGAATAATATGTATCATCTTAATGGTTAGGATTCAAATTCcattctcgattaaaaaaagaaacacacagagagagagcaGGTGATAGGCAAGAGTGGTGAGTATCCAGATCCACAATCTAAAAACCATTCAATGATGAAAGTCTCACTAAGAGAATCTTGTCATTTTGGAGATCTACTTCATAGTTTTCAGACGCTCGCATCTAACCCACCataaataaagacaaaaaacaCAATCCCAGAAAGAGCACTTATAATtgtattattttgtctgggcaACAATTATATAtgggtttttgtgttttgttgatgtggttgtattgagttttgtgttttgctgatgtgactgtattgggagatgtgttttgttgatgttgttgtattggaagattgtgttttggtgtagttttattgtggacaatatggagggaatgagaatttgttggcctccatgttgggtgggaaggaaaaatgtataggaatttgtgttttgttgatgtgactatattgagagatgtgttttgttgatgtggttgtattgagagacgtgtttgacttgactttttatgtaatagaagtgggacctaATATAGATCTTTGCTGGTCCAGCAAAAAGCCAATACTGCCCTATGCTTCctcaaaataagataaaaaggGCCAGTCAAGGATGACCAAATGTGCAAGTAAGAAAAAGACAATGAACTCTTAGGGAGAAGGCTATAATTCTTTCAAGTTTATATATATGGAATAGATGAGATAGATAGATATTATCACTTGGTACATACAAAGGagtgggagagggagagggagagggagagggaggggcTCTATGTTATCTTGTCTTGGACTTTAATGAATTAAAAAACAGAAGAATAAAAAACCGTAGATACTCAAATCTTGGACCTTGACAAATGGACTtacaaaccacaaaaaaaaaaaaacatgtggtTCCACGGCCTTAATCCAAGAAAATGCCAACTTTTGACACACGTTCACGTGTCCGTACAAATCAAACTTTTAATCTTGAGAGATATAtaagtttcttctttttatagCCTCGCAAACCGAGCTGATAATCAGCTAAACATGATAATTACAAGGGGCAGTATTGGCACTCTAATATTTGGTATTTGGACCACAAttgtttttgatatatatatatatatatatatgtatgtatgtatgtgattGGTGCTAGATGCGTTGAGTTGGACACGGACTCCTTTACTTACACTAGAAGCAATGACATTGGCGTCTGATCTTTTAATGTCTGTTTGATTTGTGCGacacattaatatttttatagacTCAATTTGATGGGGTATGTATTAAGTTAAaaggaaaacattttttaaagaaGAAAAGTTAAAAAGGACAAGATAATGACATGTTTGAGGGGCCTTTCTCACATAACTTCCACGTGGTCTCCTTAATATCAAATCACTTAGGATGTGATTGGCACAACAATTCGGAGGGTTAGGGCAACTGCAATGCAATGGTTTAATATTTATTGGgccaataaaaatattaatccGGTTCCATCtctattaaacaaaaaaatcaagtcaaacatgtattttaatacaatcacatcaacaaaacacatattctaatacaaccacatcaacaaaacataaatttctatacaatttctcttcccacccaatatggaggtcaacaacatttcattcattcatattattcataacaaaactacaccaaaaacaccaaataccaatatagggatgacaacgggtcgggtacccttccaattagtgaataccaaaaccgtttccatttaaggtactcaataccaaaaccgttctaAAACCGTTTAaagaaccatttaaatttccaaaaccggaaccgttccataaccatttaccatcgggtactcgtttaccatttaactttcaatttttttttaattttttaataaatgtataatccaatttcttaaaaaataatatgacttatcatgttgttcaagtttgaatatataatctataattttattatattattttatttaatatgcttgatcatgttaaatttagcatcctaataatatatctttacatatatgatttataatgttattactataattcacttttttaattaaacggttcgggtaccctaaacccaacatcaaaaaccaaacccgaccctaaaccgtaacgggtttgaaaatcaaaaccaaaactgtttccaaaccctataagatcggttttcggattttaaatAGACCGGGTATCCTATGGATaatgctcggatcggtttttttgtcatccctataCCAATACATTCACGTCAACAAAACGTttatcccaatacaaccacataagcaaaacacattttacaatacagtcacatctgGTCCcataacactttaccattacAAAGTACCCCTACTGAGAGAAAATAGGGATAGAcatcccaaaaaataaaatctatgTGATTGTGTCACTATTCAATCGTTAAGTTTTGCAAGGCGTAAATTATCCAATTACGTACAATATACTACATCAGTACATctacatttataatttattagtcgttttaaagaattggaaaaaaaataaaataataataaattcaagCAGGTCGTTATCCTATTAAAAAGGGTAAAATAGGAGATCCATGTATTCTCAACGATCGATTGGCGATTGCCCGCAATCATCGACTTGTATTCTTTCTCCTAAAAGCACGAAATCCCCAAGTTACCCCTACCCTGTCTGTCTCTCCCGAATAAATCCGATTCCCAGTTCTCTCGCTAAGTGCATGCACCGTCTCGGTCTCTCGTATACGAATAAGACGCAGATAGAGTCTCTCTCACTGTCTTATTCATTTGATTGATTTGGCTCGGTGCGGCTGACTCGGCGGGCCGGGTTATGATGACTCGTCGGTGCTCGCATTGCAGCAAGGACGGACACAACTCCCGCACATGTTCCGCCCGCTCCGGCGGTTCGTCGTCTGCCTCCTCGTGCGGCATCTCTGGGGGTGTGAGGCTGTTTGGGGTTAGGCTCACCGATGGGTCTATTATTAAGAAGAGTGCGAGTATGGGTAATTTGTCCTTGGCGCACTACTATAGCTCGTCCTCCGCCGCTGCGTCGCCCAATCCCGACTCGCCTGTGTCGGAGCACGTTCGTGACCCGAATCACTTGCCCGATGGGTACTTGTCCGATGACCCTGCCCATGGGTCCGGGTTGGTCAGTCGACGCGGTGAGAGAAAGAAAGGTAAATGTTTCCTAAAATTGATTAGAGATGAGAAAgattgctattttttttttttgggtatttttatTAAGTTTTGGAAATGCTTGTCTGTTTATTTTGGTGCTTTTGTTGGGTTAGACGTATTTTTATCCTCTACTTTGCTTtgaaatataaacaaaaattaaagcgTTATGTAATTTGGGAGGACACCATTGGtagtttatcttcttcttttatgtTTCTAGAGTGTTATATAGTCAAAAAATTGTTACCATGCTAATCTTTATTTATCGTTTTAATAAAGTAGAGATATTATTGTTTTACCAACTTGTGTTGGTATTGTTCTTGGTCAAATATGTGAATAACAACAACATAGTTAATGATCTATGTTTTCTCTGAATAATTTTTGTTACTTTTGAAATAACCAGTGAAGATAAGAGCcttcctttttgtttgtttgttgttttttggtaTCTGGAATAGTTCATACATTCCTGTTTTGGCACTTTTGACCAATATAGGTTTTGAAgagatgtttttcttttcttttttccttttactCTCTCTTTAGCCATTTATGTTATACCAAATTATCAATGTCCCAACATTTTCAAGCTTTCCCcccctatttttctctccctAGTGTTTATGAAGGAATACATTCCCTTTTTGGCACTTTTGATTCAAAGAGCTGGAGgacaatatttgttttcttgttagCTCTGTGATTTCTTGAATGTTTTCAAGTTTCTCTTTGGTACTAAGAGACAAAATATGGTGCTTGTATCCGGAAGTACATGAAAATAAGTCAATTATATAATTATCCTAAAGTTGGCCTCATAAAAATATATCTCAGCCATCTACCTTGCGCAAGTTTGAAAATTTTCCCACTAaaaccttcaattttttttttgtagtcaATGTTGATTTACTTGAACATAAAAGGGTAACAGTCGGAGAATAATTGGAAATTGTAAATTTGATTCACTCAAAGTTACTACTTACTACAATACTCGGTGCATAATCATGTTCATTGAGGAGTTCAAATCTGCCTTTGTGTTTCTTTCAACTGGTGAAGGGGCGAGACTTTGTTATATTTCTGGTATTAGATTCACATAAATTAGTtctatagaaaatgaaaaaaaatgaataggCCATGATTTAAACCTGCTGTATGGACGGATTTACATtagtatattatataattataattgtTTGTTGAGTTATATCTTTGCACTGCATTGCCATGTGGTTCTTTGTCACCTTAGTTATGGGTGTGGCAGGGCAATCTTTCCACAGGTTTTAGTGTAGCTGTTTTTTCATAACTTTTTTTGGTGTGAAGTTTTATTATGTTCAAACTCAATGTTCGAGGTAGCTGTAATTTTTTAGAATCTTCTTGTAAGCCTGATAGTATGGTAGATATAGTGTTTTGCGTTACAAAAAAAAGATAGTATGGTAGATATTGGATCCTGCCTCAATCATGCTGTGAAATGTCATTGAGACAACATCTAAAGGGTGTCGGGGTTGGGAATAAAACATTAGCAGCTTCTGCTGTAAGTCAGGAACTTACCTTTCACTGGCTTCATAAATGAATTTTTATGCCCTTCGCATATCTTTGGCACAGTTTTGTAATTGTTGAGTTCGGTAATTGGTTTAATTCATTTTACGTATCAGGAGCATTGTTGACACTTGGAAGATTTATTTCTGAGTTTGATGTGTGTTTTTctatccaaaaaaaagaaggcgAGAATGCGGTGGCGATATCAAATAATGATTCATTTACCTTTAAGCAGTTTCCATTGTGACTCTGTGTTGAATGATTAGGATACAGTGTCTTCTGATCTGTAGCTGATTATATTTTCACATCATCATTTTAGCTCATAAGCATCAAGACGTGCATTGCAGCCAAGTGATATCGAGGAACACGCAATTCAAATGCTTGGAAGTTAATTTGAGTTCATGTTGTCTCTACTAATTTTCTCTCTGCTCCGGAAAGTCAGAACTAGATTATTTTTCTGGATGAAATGTATCTTAGTTTCATTTGATTGTTGGCCTTCAGTATGAGGAATACATCTTCCCATGCGTCAAGTTATTTTGAATGCACCCTATCTATATTGTTGCTTCCCAACAATGTACGTTAGTTGTCACAGATATCATTGGCTTGCTCGTATATGTCAAATAATTCTTCTGTGGAAAATTATGTAGTCTGAGATGTACTGTTGAAGGATGAAACCTTGGCCTAGTAATGAAGTTTTTTCAATGAAACTTAAGAGGTCATGGTTTCAATTTCATGAAACAGTGTCCCTGCTATGTCAGAGTATGTCGGCACCCTGTCTCCATTGCTGAAACCTTGGCAAGGGAATTGTTTGCTTTTATTTGTATTCATGGATTGTTAGATACATTTTCTCATTCTCAAACAGGCTTGGTGATTGTTGTTGGGACTCATGAACTTACATGGGTCTGTTTTCCAGGTGTCCCATGGACAGAAGAGGAGCATAGGATGTTCTTAATTGGACTACAGAAATTGGGTAAAGGGGACTGGCGTGGAATAGCAAGAAATTATGTTGTGTCTAGGACTCCTACCCAGGTAGCAAGTCACGCTCAGAAGTACTTCATTCGGCATACTAATGCTACTCGAAGAAAGAGACGCTCCAGCCTCTTTGACATGGTTCCAGATGTGGTTTGTCTTTGCTCCTTTTTATTGATTTCATGACTGGAAACATTTCCGAGCTCTTTCATAAGAGCATATAGTCACTCATGCAAGTGGCTTTACATTTTAATTTGATGTATGCCTTTCTTTATGTAATTTGGCAATTAATTACATTGCATCCAAGTCTTAGCAAAATTTCAATGCACGGTAATGCTGAAAAGTATTTGATGGATTTCTCTTTCTTGAAAGGATGGACACATCAAAATGCGAGGAATTTTGAGTTCCATCGTCTTTGTTTGCTTattgctctctcttcttttcattctctgtttttcatttctgaattacatttttttaaaatttcagcgCAATGCAATGATAACAAGCCATCATCGTGCTTGTGGTGTGCCGTaaattttcatttatgaatGTTCCACATGTCTGTCATTCATTCTTGAGGAAATTAATGCCTTGCTATATTTTGGTTAGGCCACAGATCTGCTGTCACTTGCAGAAGATCAAGCATTTCTGCCTTCTCCTCAGGGAAGAGGAGATGATAACCTGGATGCACTACTGCCTTCATTAAATCTCTCTCTGAACACAGAATATGAACCCATGGAAGCTACACCTGCAGAAACTATCAAAGAAGAACCTGAAGAAAGTCTTATGGGGTCAAACCAAGGCAAGCCAACTGTTCCCTCAACGAGTGACAACATACCTGTTGTTCCAGGGGCAAGTGAATTCACTACATTTGTCCCTGGATTCTTTCCCGCATATGTGCCTGTCGCTTATCCATTTTGGCCTTTAACCGTTGGCCCGCATGAAGATGGCACAGGGACATCACAATCAAATCATCAGGTACTGAAGCCGATTCCAAAGCTTCCCAAGGAACCTGTCAATGTAGAAGAACTAGTAGGCATGTCTCAACTCAGCCTTGGAGAGACAGGCAGAGGCCAGAGAGAGCCGTCACCACTCTCTCTAAAGTTGATGGCAGAATCCTCAAGGCAGTCAGCGTTTCATGCAAATGCTCCAGCAAGCAGGTCAGATTTAAACAAGAGCGACAATGGTGCCATCCAAGCTCTTTGAACTGGGATGAAGAGCAGGTTTTAGTTACCTAACCCCCCACCCCCATTTTTCTCTGTACAAttatctcttcttttttttcccgtgAATCTTGCTTCATTTGACGTTATGTGGTCTTAATAACTTAGGCAAAGCTTAGAACTATTAAACCTTTCTAACTGTAAACATATGCAATAACAAATGAGTATGGCAAG
It encodes:
- the LOC120010442 gene encoding agamous-like MADS-box protein AGL80 encodes the protein MTRKKVNLAYITNDSARKATFKKRKKGLIKKVSELSTLCGIDAAAIVYSPYDSQPEVWPSTGDVRNVISQFRRMPEMEQSKKMVNQESFIRQRIVKATEQLKKQRKDNREKEMTHVMFQTLTGQSLNCFNMLDLNDLRWLIDQKLKDINDALEPNDSPPVTAAGPAVPPPVAPEPKTSTPAPPVMANPNADFGDSFVDQKPFTTLGHEMMNMQRQPWSMDMVNNQDQVGTGTWFPEEIMASFTDNPRSAFWGNNAFFP
- the LOC120010098 gene encoding transcription factor MYBS3-like, with amino-acid sequence MMTRRCSHCSKDGHNSRTCSARSGGSSSASSCGISGGVRLFGVRLTDGSIIKKSASMGNLSLAHYYSSSSAAASPNPDSPVSEHVRDPNHLPDGYLSDDPAHGSGLVSRRGERKKGVPWTEEEHRMFLIGLQKLGKGDWRGIARNYVVSRTPTQVASHAQKYFIRHTNATRRKRRSSLFDMVPDVATDLLSLAEDQAFLPSPQGRGDDNLDALLPSLNLSLNTEYEPMEATPAETIKEEPEESLMGSNQGKPTVPSTSDNIPVVPGASEFTTFVPGFFPAYVPVAYPFWPLTVGPHEDGTGTSQSNHQVLKPIPKLPKEPVNVEELVGMSQLSLGETGRGQREPSPLSLKLMAESSRQSAFHANAPASRSDLNKSDNGAIQAL